Proteins from a single region of Budorcas taxicolor isolate Tak-1 chromosome 11, Takin1.1, whole genome shotgun sequence:
- the LOC128055745 gene encoding olfactory receptor 1361-like produces MVQLGLKPGSAHVTVDALLRITNETSISDFLLLGFSQHPEQQPLLFGLFLAVYLVTVLGNLLIILAISSHPRLHTPMYFFLANLSFTDTCFSCTIVPKVLLNIHTQHYTISHTGCLVQMFFFMELALLDDFLLAVMAYDRYMAICLPLHYTTIMGPQRCLLLVAASWLSSHLLAFSLCLRMSQFSFCASHAIPHFFCDLLPLLKLACSDTHIFQLMMFAEAALSGVVPLTCVLVSYVHIIHTILRIPSAGGKHKVFSTCGSHLTVVTLFYGTLFLVYFQPSSSYSADTGMATSVVYTMVTPMLNPFIYSLRNSDMKGALCRFFSWGKCSTL; encoded by the exons ATGGTACAGCTGGgactcaaacctgggtctgcccATGTCACAGTGGATGCTTTGTTACG CATTACAAATGAAACCAGCATCTCTGACTTCCTGCTCCTGGGCTTCTCTCAGCACCCAGAGCAGCAGCCTCTCCTGTTCGGGCTCTTCCTGGCCGTGTACCTGGTCACCGTGCTGGGGAACCTGCTCATCATCCTGGCCATCAGCTCTCACCCccgcctccacacccccatgtacttcttcctggcCAACCTGTCCTTCACCgacacctgcttctcctgcaccaTCGTCCCCAAGGTGCTGCTCAACATCCACACACAGCACTACACCATCTCCCACACTGGGTGCCTCGTGCAGATGTTTTTCTTCATGGAATTGGCCCTGCTGGATGACTTCCTGCTGgctgtgatggcctatgaccgctacaTGGCCATCTGCCTTCCTCTGCACTACACCACCATCATGGGGCCCCAGCGCTGCCTTTTGCTGGTCGCCGCATCCTGGCTCAGCTCCCACCTCCTGGCCTTCTCCCTCTGTCTCCGCATGTCTCAGTTCTCCTTCTGCGCCTCCCATGCCATCCCACACTTCTTCTGTGACCTTCTCCCACTCCTCAAACTTGCCTGCTCAGACACTCACATCTTTCAGCTCATGATGTTTGCAGAAGCAGCCCTCTCAGGGGTGGTCCCTCTCACCTGTGTCCTGGTCTCTTATGTCCACATCATCCACACCATCCTCAGGATCCCCTCTGCTGGGGGGAAGCACAAAGTCTTCTCTACCTGTGGCTCTCACCTGACAGTGGTCACTCTCTTCTATGGGACACTCTTTCTGGTATATTTCCAGCCCTCATCCTCCTACTCAGCAGACACTGGGATGGCAACATCTGTGGTGTACACGATGGTCACCCCCATGCTGAACCCTTTTatctacagcctgaggaacaGCGACATGAAGGGAGCTTTGTGCAGATTCTTCAGCTGGGGAAAATGCTCTACTCTGTAA